Within Eggerthella sp. YY7918, the genomic segment TTCAGTTGTGATTGCAGGAGCTTCTTCGCGCCAGGTGCGCCGGAACCGCTGATTCTCTGGGATACTATCAAGCGGGTATATTCTAATACTCTGCTCAAGAGGGATGTCTATGCAGCTTGAGTGACCCTGAATGCTATAGCGCATAGTTATACGAGATATCGAACGAGGTTGTTTGTTGGAAATCAAAGATAAATTCACGTTGAGTTGATTATTGGGAGCAATATCGAGAGTAGAAAAAGCAAAATAATTGGACTCATCAATATACTGAGGCACGTGGTCAACAATCCTATACATCTGAAACGCTGTAGCGTCAGAATCGAGCGATACAGCAAAACGTCGACATTCGCCATATAACATTGCCCCTTGGGGAACTTGTAGATATGAAGCGGGGCAGCTATTCTCAAGGACAGTGCGCTCAATTAAGAATCCATGGATGACAAGGTTTCTTTTTTCATTCAAATTTCTTATACAAAAGCACAGTTCAGCGCTATTAATCCATCCCGTTTTCCACTTGCTATCCGGAATTGCAGCAAGATAAAACGTATGAAAATCCCATGTCTTTATCTCAGAGTTAGAAATTGCATGATCAAGAGCAATTCTGCTAGGCAGTACGGTCCCAATCCTCACATTAGTTATTTGTACCGAATTAAAATCAGAATATTTCTGCCTCAATTTGCCAACAGTTGTTTTAAGTAGTGCATCTACAGCGGATTTCCCTATATCCTCTAGAATCACTTCATACCTCCTCAATGAACAAAAGTGACTCTGAGAAAAATCCCATTTAGATTTTTCACGATCGCCACAAGGACGCCGCCTCAAAAGATAGGGCTACACGATGACCCCAAAATACATGATGCTGCCTATCTGAAGCGCTTAGTCACTCTGTTCATTTCCAATCTGCCGCAGTGTATCAACATTCATCTGCTCAAATTCGTTAAGCTGAGTTGGCAGATTGTCAAATTCCTCGGGCGAGTAAAGCTTTTTATACCATGAACACGCCTCAAAATGAGCCGCCAAATCCTCATTATTGAAACCACGGCCATGGCGAGCGTAAATTTCATTGATCGCCAGATATCTATCTTGAGAAGACAAGGCTTCAAGCTCCTCTCTCGTGTAAAGCCGCGAATCACTATCAGACAGTACATACTCTGACCCTTTTACTTTGTCAGGAGGTAGAGCGAACTCATCTTTTGCTTTTGTCTCAGAAGTTAGACCGACCGAATATGCAAAAATCACCGTTACCATTACAATGACAAACGTAAGAATGGCCAACGCAACAATATGAGCGATCGGCAGCGTTGTTCTCCTAACTCTTAAGGAATCTCTCGACGGCCTCATCACGGCGCGCAACGGCTCTTTAGGCTGATAATCGGGCGGATAGTACGAAAGCAGGTCGTTTAATTCGAGCTCCCACTCGCTTGAATCTAAAGACCGAGACGAAGCGGACACAGTATGAGCGTTTTGTGCCATTCGCAAAAGGGCGGTACCATTCACAAGTTCGACACCCGTACTACGGGCATACTCTATGGCATCTTGGCTGAAATCGCTCGTTGTCACGAATATCATTCGAGGAGCATGATAGACCGCATTCGCACCTATGAGCTTTTGGATTTCAGGTCGGCCTACTTTGTGACCGCAATCCCAGCATTTGCATTCAACGATACCGATCAAGCCATTGACGTCTCGAAGTTCTATATCGCATCCCCCATCGCGCGAGGCTGGAGTTACGGAGGCTTTCAAACCTGAGATCTCAAACAATTGAGAGCAATAGGACTCGAAATCACGCTCCCTTCCTCGAAACTGATTTCTGATCGAAGCTATCGTATCTTGCTCCTGGATCAGGCGGTTCCATTTTGCAACACGCGCGTACTTCTTCTTTTCCTGTAAACATCTGTCAATAGAAACACCCTTCGCCCGAAGCGTGTTTACGAGACAAACCAAATGGATAGGGTTTTTGCAGATCACCCTGAAACCATCCACCTGCAAGATACTTTTGCCAAAGCACAAAGTATTCGTTTTTCGACGACGATCGCAACTGCCATCTTTATTAGCATATGTCCAGGTCGGAAAAACCAGGTAAAAACTGTTGGAACCGAGCGGTTTGCGACGACCAATGCCAATCGATTTGTCGAGAACAACCCGATAATCACGATAAAACTTATTGCGTAGATACGCACGATAGGCGCGAATCCCTACCAAAGCAAAGACGCAAAGAAGAGCGAATATACAGAACAACGACAGCAAGCATACCGTAATATCAGAGTTATTAAAATGCTGCAGAGCTTGCTCCATAATCCCGCTCGCCTAACTCAACTCTCCCAAACTGCTCTCAAATATCTCCACCCCTACACGTTGAACTTGAAGTGCATGACGTCGCCGTCTTGGACGACGTACTCTTTGCCTTCCTGGCGCAGCTTGCCCGCATCGCGACAGCCCTTTTCACCGCCAAGGTTCACGTAGTCCTCGTAGGCAGCTGTTTCAGCTTTGATAAAACCGCGCTCGAAATCGGTGTGGATGACACCCGCGGCCTGCGGAGCCTTTGCCCCAATGGGGATGGTCCAGGCGCGCGTCTCCGTTTCACCACTGGTGAAGTAGCTCTGCAACCCGAGCAGGCGATACGCCTCGCGCACCAAACGCGCCAACCCGCTTTCCTCGAGGCCCATCGCCTCCAGATACTCTTTCGCCTCGGCCGGATCAAGTTCGGCTAAGTCAGCTTCCACCTTCGCCGAAATGGGCACCGGAGCGCAGCCGTCGATCTCGGGCAGCTCCGCATCAAGCTGATCCTCGTCCACATTCGCGATGTAGAGCATCGGCTTCATGGTCAGCAAGTGTAGGTCGTGAAGTGCCGCCTGCTCCTCCTCGGTCAAGTCGAGCGTGCGAGCACGATGGCCCTCGTTCAGGCCTTCGTACACCTTCTTAGCAACGGCAACCTTCGCAGCGCCCGCTTTGTCGCGCTTCGATTCCTTCTCCAAACGCGGCAGCACCTTTTCTAGCGTTGCCATGTCAGCCAAAATGAGCTCGGTCTTGATAGTCTCCACGTCGGACTGCGGGTCCACCTTGCCAGCCACATGCACAACGTCCGGGTCGCCGAAGAACCGCACGACTTCGCAGATGGCATCCGTCTCGCGGATGTTGGCAAGGAACTGATTGCCCAGGCCCTCGCCCTGCGACGCACCGGCCACAAGACCCGCAATGTCCACAAACTCCACCGTTGCAGGCACAATGCGTGCCGGGTGGTCAATCTCGGCCAGCGCATCGAGACGCGCATCGGGCACGGGCACGACACCCACGTTGGGCTCGATGGTGGCAAAGGGATAGTTGGCCGCAAGGCCTCCCTTGTTCGTAAGGGCTGTGAACAGCGTCGACTTGCCGACATTCGGCAGTCCGACAATACCGATGGATAGCGACATGGGACTTCTTTCTCATATGGTGCAAAACGTATCGTTCCATGATATCAAAACGTGCGCGCCCGTGCCGCCCCGCTTCTCCGGATCCGAGTTGTGCAACTCGGATCCGCTTCTGGAAGAGCTACCTAAGTGCGAGCGCCGTGCACCATTGCAATCTACAATCCGTGAGATTCCCTCCGCTTGAGCGCTTCTCTGTACACTTCATCATCACAGCGCAAACCGATAACCACCACTCGCATGGCATGCTCGACGCGCTCTACTTTATATACAATGCGAATGCCATCTTTCTTCAGCTTAACCTTCATTAAGCCACTGAGTTGAGACATGCGTTTATTCCCAAGCGGCTTGCCATAACCGCCTTCCGACGCAGGCAAAGGATTTGTCTGCACTTTGGCAAGCGCTTTCATCACACGAAGTCGCTGCGACCCATCCAACGCCCGTAAGTCATCCCTGGCTTCAGGCAAGAACGTCAGCTCCCAAGTCATGCCAACTCCACGTCTTCAGCTTCGGCAATCTCCTCAGCGGTGATACCCAGCTCGGCATACACCTCTTCAACGGGAATAGGTTCGGTGCCTTGGTTGTTGGACAGACGGGCAATCGCTTCAGACATAAGCACCATATCCGCTTCAACTTCGGAAAGGTAAGCATACTCGTCGGGGGTTGTGATAATGCGATAAGGAGCATTGTTTCGCAGGACAATGACGGGCGTGGAATTGGATGCAGCAGAAAACGCTTGCGCTGCTTTGCCGCGACTGAAAGCAGAAACCGGAATCATGTTTTCCATAAGCTCGGATGGCGTCGCCATGTAATCTCCTTCCAGAGTTTATAACGTGTATATTATCACGTCTTTTTTCACGTGTATATTAGTGCAGTATAAGACGCTTCTAAACGAAAGGTCTTTGTATCACGCAAAAAGGGATTTTGTGGCAAAAATTGCCCGATTTGGTAACGGCCCGACAAAAGGGCGCGCAGCGCTCATGAAACTGACCTGGGGAGACTTACCGCGACCCTTTTCCGGTGCTTCCTCCTGAGAGCTTTTCTCACGAAAATCGTTGCCAAATTGGACGATTTTTGCCAGCAGAGGCGGTTCTTCGTGACATACGTGTCGCACGTCACACATATCCCCTACTCAAAACATTTACGCGCTCGCGGGTTCCCGTGCGGACGCGAGGAGGGGCACCGACCGCAGCCGTGCTGGCAGCGAACACGGGTACGCGGTATCATAGCTCAACGATTTTTCACGCCTTTCGAAAGGAGCCCGTCCATGGATCGCGAAGCTTTGGCAGCCCGCGCACTTGAGCTACACGGCTGCAACTGCAACTGTGCGCAATCGGTGGCATGTTCGCTTGCGCCCTTTGTGGGGGCCGACGAAGACGTTTGCTTTCATGCCGCTGAAGGATTTGGCGCAGGCATGGGCGGCCTCACGGAGACTTGTGGCGCCCTTTCTGGCGGTATAATGATACTCGGTTTCGCCATG encodes:
- a CDS encoding restriction endonuclease translates to MEQALQHFNNSDITVCLLSLFCIFALLCVFALVGIRAYRAYLRNKFYRDYRVVLDKSIGIGRRKPLGSNSFYLVFPTWTYANKDGSCDRRRKTNTLCFGKSILQVDGFRVICKNPIHLVCLVNTLRAKGVSIDRCLQEKKKYARVAKWNRLIQEQDTIASIRNQFRGRERDFESYCSQLFEISGLKASVTPASRDGGCDIELRDVNGLIGIVECKCWDCGHKVGRPEIQKLIGANAVYHAPRMIFVTTSDFSQDAIEYARSTGVELVNGTALLRMAQNAHTVSASSRSLDSSEWELELNDLLSYYPPDYQPKEPLRAVMRPSRDSLRVRRTTLPIAHIVALAILTFVIVMVTVIFAYSVGLTSETKAKDEFALPPDKVKGSEYVLSDSDSRLYTREELEALSSQDRYLAINEIYARHGRGFNNEDLAAHFEACSWYKKLYSPEEFDNLPTQLNEFEQMNVDTLRQIGNEQSD
- the ychF gene encoding redox-regulated ATPase YchF, producing the protein MSLSIGIVGLPNVGKSTLFTALTNKGGLAANYPFATIEPNVGVVPVPDARLDALAEIDHPARIVPATVEFVDIAGLVAGASQGEGLGNQFLANIRETDAICEVVRFFGDPDVVHVAGKVDPQSDVETIKTELILADMATLEKVLPRLEKESKRDKAGAAKVAVAKKVYEGLNEGHRARTLDLTEEEQAALHDLHLLTMKPMLYIANVDEDQLDAELPEIDGCAPVPISAKVEADLAELDPAEAKEYLEAMGLEESGLARLVREAYRLLGLQSYFTSGETETRAWTIPIGAKAPQAAGVIHTDFERGFIKAETAAYEDYVNLGGEKGCRDAGKLRQEGKEYVVQDGDVMHFKFNV
- a CDS encoding type II toxin-antitoxin system RelE/ParE family toxin, whose translation is MTWELTFLPEARDDLRALDGSQRLRVMKALAKVQTNPLPASEGGYGKPLGNKRMSQLSGLMKVKLKKDGIRIVYKVERVEHAMRVVVIGLRCDDEVYREALKRRESHGL